GAGGAACCCCTTCCGGGTGCCGCCCTACCCTTGTGACCCATGTCCTCGGCGCCCTTCACCTACGAGCCGGTCGGCGCGACCCGCGACGACCCGGCGTTCTGCCCGCCCGGCTTCCGCCCCATGCTGGTCCGCACCCGGCTCGGCGAGGGCCAGAAGCTCTTCCAACGGGCGGCCGAGGCGCTCCTCACCTGGGAGATGCACCGCGCCCTGGGCGTGCGCGTCGACGCCGCCGCCGACCGCGCCGCCCCCGGCGTCGACGTCACGATCACCCTGGCCGGGTTCGTCAAGGCCCCCTGCCGCATCATCTGGACGGTGGAGGAACCCCGCCGCGCCGGCTGGGCCTACGGCACCCTGGAGGGCCATCCCGAGTGCGGCGAGGAGGCCTTCGTGGTCGACCGCACCGGCGACGGCACCGTCTGGCTCACGGTTGCGGCCTTCAGCAGACCGGCCAAGTGGTACGCGAAGGCGGGCGGCCCGGCGACCCGGGGCTTCCAGCACGCGTACGCCCGCCGC
This genomic interval from Streptomyces sp. NBC_00557 contains the following:
- a CDS encoding DUF1990 family protein, with amino-acid sequence MSSAPFTYEPVGATRDDPAFCPPGFRPMLVRTRLGEGQKLFQRAAEALLTWEMHRALGVRVDAAADRAAPGVDVTITLAGFVKAPCRIIWTVEEPRRAGWAYGTLEGHPECGEEAFVVDRTGDGTVWLTVAAFSRPAKWYAKAGGPATRGFQHAYARRCGTVLRRLCEGTSEA